A window from Bosea sp. ANAM02 encodes these proteins:
- a CDS encoding ScpA family protein → MTAELPFEEDRAERAGEPSLVVDVDGYEGPLDLLLDLARRQKVDLHRISILALAEQYLAFVEEARALRLELAADYLVMAAWLAYLKSRLLLPEPPKGEEPSAADLATALALRLRRLEAIRAAANRLSARERLGQDVFARGAPEEVVAGARPVWQAELYDLLAAYAQQRQKRVQGHISVGHRVVWSLVEARVALQRLVGEAGDWTELDGYLTQYMASHGLPAREMRATVQASALSAMLEMVREGVLDLRQEEAFAPIQVRRRSARPESLPFAARDAS, encoded by the coding sequence ATGACGGCCGAATTGCCATTCGAGGAAGACCGCGCCGAGCGCGCGGGCGAGCCTTCGCTCGTCGTCGATGTCGACGGCTATGAAGGGCCGCTCGACCTGCTGCTTGATCTCGCGCGCCGTCAGAAGGTCGACCTGCACCGCATCTCGATCCTGGCGTTGGCCGAGCAGTATCTCGCCTTCGTCGAGGAGGCGCGGGCGCTGCGGCTGGAACTTGCCGCGGACTATCTCGTGATGGCGGCCTGGCTCGCCTATCTCAAATCGCGCCTGCTGCTGCCGGAGCCGCCCAAGGGCGAGGAGCCGAGCGCGGCCGATCTCGCGACCGCGCTGGCCTTGCGCCTGCGCCGGCTGGAAGCGATCCGGGCCGCCGCCAACCGGCTGTCGGCGCGCGAGCGGCTGGGGCAGGACGTGTTCGCCCGCGGTGCGCCGGAGGAGGTCGTGGCCGGCGCCCGGCCGGTCTGGCAGGCCGAGCTCTACGATCTGCTCGCAGCCTACGCCCAGCAGCGGCAGAAGCGGGTGCAGGGCCATATCTCGGTCGGCCATCGTGTCGTCTGGTCGCTGGTCGAGGCGCGCGTGGCCTTGCAGCGGCTGGTCGGCGAGGCCGGCGACTGGACGGAGCTCGACGGCTATCTCACGCAGTACATGGCGTCGCATGGCCTGCCGGCGCGGGAGATGCGGGCGACGGTACAGGCCTCCGCGCTTTCGGCCATGCTGGAGATGGTGCGGGAAGGGGTGCTCGACCTCAGGCAGGAGGAGGCCTTCGCGCCGATCCAGGTCCGCCGCCGCTCGGCCCGGCCGGAAAGCTTGCCCTTCGCCGCCAGGGATGCCTCATGA
- a CDS encoding twin-arginine translocation signal domain-containing protein, with amino-acid sequence MDRRSFVKAAGAGAAGSAVIAAPAIAQSQPKINWRLTSSYPKSLDTLFGISTHVAKRVAEATDNNFQIQVFAPGEIVPALQALDAVQNGTVECSHTLSSFYIGKDPAFAFETSLPFGFNARQQNAWLYQGGGLELCRAFMKGYNIHTIPSGNTGAQMGGWFRKEIKSLEDLKGLKFRIAGLGGRIMARLGVVPQTIGGGDIYPALERGTLDAVEFSGPYDDEKLGFVKVAKYYYYPGFWEGNANVSFLANQDKWNELPASYKAIVEAACAEANMNCLAKYDHNNPDALIRLAGTGAELRPFPQEVMTAAFKEAFAMYGELAASNAHFKTFYDSFLPYWKKEQLWFRIAELPFDAFNAQAYQQVK; translated from the coding sequence ATGGATCGCCGCAGTTTCGTCAAGGCCGCCGGTGCCGGAGCGGCCGGAAGCGCCGTCATCGCCGCGCCCGCCATCGCGCAGTCACAGCCCAAGATCAACTGGCGCCTGACCTCCAGCTACCCGAAGAGCCTCGACACGCTGTTCGGCATCTCGACCCATGTCGCGAAGCGCGTGGCTGAGGCGACGGACAATAATTTCCAGATCCAGGTCTTCGCGCCGGGCGAGATCGTGCCGGCGCTGCAGGCACTGGACGCCGTGCAGAACGGCACCGTGGAGTGCAGCCATACCCTGTCGAGCTTCTATATCGGCAAGGATCCTGCCTTCGCCTTCGAGACCTCGCTGCCCTTCGGCTTCAATGCCCGCCAGCAGAATGCCTGGCTCTATCAGGGTGGCGGGCTCGAGCTCTGCCGCGCCTTCATGAAGGGCTACAACATCCACACCATCCCCTCGGGCAATACCGGCGCGCAGATGGGCGGCTGGTTCCGCAAGGAGATCAAGTCGCTCGAGGACCTGAAAGGCCTGAAGTTCCGAATCGCCGGCCTTGGCGGGCGCATCATGGCGCGCCTCGGCGTCGTGCCGCAGACCATCGGCGGCGGCGACATCTACCCGGCGCTGGAGCGCGGCACGCTCGATGCGGTCGAGTTCTCCGGTCCCTATGACGACGAGAAGCTCGGCTTCGTGAAGGTCGCCAAGTACTACTACTATCCCGGTTTCTGGGAGGGGAACGCCAATGTCAGCTTCCTCGCCAACCAGGACAAGTGGAACGAATTGCCGGCCTCCTACAAGGCGATCGTCGAGGCCGCCTGCGCCGAGGCCAACATGAACTGCCTGGCCAAGTACGACCACAACAATCCGGACGCGCTGATTCGCCTCGCCGGCACCGGCGCCGAGCTGCGGCCATTCCCGCAGGAGGTGATGACGGCTGCATTCAAGGAGGCCTTCGCGATGTATGGCGAGCTCGCCGCCAGCAACGCCCATTTCAAGACCTTCTACGATTCCTTCCTGCCGTACTGGAAGAAGGAGCAGCTCTGGTTCCGCATCGCCGAACTGCCCTTCGACGCGTTCAACGCGCAGGCCTATCAGCAGGTGAAGTGA
- the scpB gene encoding SMC-Scp complex subunit ScpB yields MAAGPEDVEADGGAEAFSQALRVVEALLFASAVPLTAEALGRAIPAGIAIEQVLARLVESYALRGVNLRQVAGGWAFRTAPDLGYLLAAEAEPPRRLSRAALEVLSIIAYHQPVTRAEIEEIRGVATAKGTLDILLEAGWVRLRGRRRSPGRPITYGTTPGFLDHFGLDRIDDLPGLEELKGTGFIEGRLTRDLAVPVPDDDPSLRDDEDPLGDLFSPLDDGEGGSQG; encoded by the coding sequence ATGGCGGCTGGACCCGAGGATGTCGAGGCCGATGGCGGGGCCGAAGCCTTTTCGCAGGCGCTGCGCGTCGTCGAGGCGCTGCTCTTCGCTTCGGCCGTGCCGCTGACGGCGGAGGCGCTCGGCCGCGCCATTCCCGCCGGCATCGCGATCGAGCAGGTGCTGGCTCGGCTGGTCGAGAGCTATGCCTTGCGCGGGGTCAATCTGCGCCAGGTCGCCGGCGGCTGGGCCTTTCGCACGGCGCCCGATCTCGGCTACCTGCTCGCGGCCGAGGCGGAGCCGCCGCGCCGGCTGTCGCGGGCCGCGCTCGAGGTGCTGTCGATCATCGCCTATCATCAGCCGGTAACGCGGGCCGAGATCGAGGAGATACGCGGCGTCGCCACCGCCAAGGGCACGCTCGACATCCTGCTGGAGGCGGGCTGGGTCCGCCTGCGCGGGCGGCGGCGCTCGCCGGGGCGGCCGATCACCTATGGCACGACGCCGGGCTTCCTCGACCATTTCGGGCTCGATCGCATCGACGACCTGCCGGGGCTGGAGGAATTGAAGGGGACGGGCTTCATCGAGGGGCGCCTGACGCGCGACCTCGCCGTGCCGGTTCCCGACGACGATCCGTCCTTGCGCGACGACGAGGACCCGCTCGGCGACCTGTTCAGCCCGCTTGACGACGGCGAAGGCGGGTCGCAGGGGTGA
- a CDS encoding HD-GYP domain-containing protein produces the protein MSIETARAALATLGFSISRRIFLLRDMSSRCQIQANALGATDILPADVPAVVLLERIGLLLAPPDQSDSAAALGRRFVAASAALSDLMGAAEAGAGLPVRAIEDSVTALNRAADGGDLNAWLDMVWRHDDATYQHCLLVSGLAAAFAQRLGFREADRRLIAEAAVLHDIGKARIPLDILRKPTGLSAAEREVMRRHPGIGHDMLVAQGGFAPAVLAAVLSHHEYLDGSGYPQGLSGSDIPDPVRIITICDVYAALIERRSYKPPLPPGEAYAALVAMGGKLDRDLVRVFGEVVLDAAIMRLGQYGRPVLKRAAGQVA, from the coding sequence TTGAGCATCGAGACCGCGCGTGCCGCGCTGGCGACGCTGGGGTTCTCGATCTCGCGTCGCATTTTTCTGCTCCGCGACATGTCGAGCCGCTGCCAGATCCAGGCCAATGCGCTCGGAGCGACCGATATCCTGCCGGCGGATGTTCCGGCGGTCGTGCTGCTCGAGAGGATCGGGTTGCTGCTGGCTCCGCCAGACCAATCTGACAGCGCGGCCGCGCTCGGGCGCCGCTTCGTCGCTGCCTCGGCGGCGCTGTCCGATCTGATGGGAGCCGCGGAGGCCGGCGCCGGATTGCCGGTGCGGGCGATCGAAGACAGCGTCACGGCCCTCAACCGCGCGGCCGATGGCGGCGACCTCAATGCCTGGCTCGACATGGTGTGGCGGCATGACGATGCCACCTATCAGCATTGCCTGCTCGTCTCGGGACTGGCCGCGGCCTTCGCCCAGCGGCTCGGGTTCCGCGAGGCCGACCGGCGCCTGATCGCCGAGGCGGCCGTCCTGCACGATATCGGCAAGGCCCGGATTCCGCTGGATATCCTGCGCAAGCCCACAGGGCTGTCAGCGGCCGAGCGTGAGGTCATGCGCCGGCATCCGGGGATCGGCCACGACATGCTGGTCGCGCAGGGCGGTTTCGCGCCGGCGGTTCTGGCCGCGGTGCTCTCGCATCACGAATATCTCGACGGCTCGGGCTATCCGCAGGGGCTCAGCGGTAGCGACATCCCCGATCCCGTCAGGATCATCACGATCTGCGACGTTTATGCCGCCCTCATCGAGCGGCGCAGCTACAAGCCGCCGCTACCGCCCGGCGAGGCCTATGCGGCGCTCGTCGCGATGGGCGGCAAGCTGGACCGCGATCTCGTCCGGGTCTTCGGCGAGGTCGTGCTCGATGCCGCGATCATGCGACTCGGCCAATACGGCAGGCCGGTACTGAAACGCGCGGCAGGCCAAGTCGCCTGA
- the argS gene encoding arginine--tRNA ligase — protein sequence MNLFEIYSARLHAALSGLAERGALPAGLNLARVVVEPTKDPAHGDLATNAAMVLAKDAGTNPRALAALLVEELSKDPEISKAEIAGPGFINLTLQPAVFTAVLKAAIEAGLDYGRGAPKPEPRVNVEYVSANPTGPMHVGHGRGAVFGDALASLLAFAGHDVTREYYINDAGAQVDVLARSAFLRYREALGEDIGAIPEGLYPGDYLVSVGKALAEQYGDALRGKAEWDWLPLVRQAAIDGMMAMIRDDLAALGVVHELFFSERSLQGRDGNSNAVHQTIEDLRARDLVYEGRLPPPKGQKDEDWEDREQTLFRATRFGDDVDRPLLKSDGSYTYFANDIAYHRSKFMRGFPEMIDVWGADHGGYVKRMQAAVKAVTNGQGSLDVKLCQLVRLLRNGEQVRMSKRSGDFVTLREVIDEVGRDAVRFMMIFRKNDATLDFDLGKVVEQSKDNPVFYVQYAHARCASIFRQAREAFPDLDLSTPALAGADLSILTDEAETGIVKMIASYPRIIEAAAAAHEPHRVAFFVHELASAFHSLWNKGKDSPQLRFVNQTDRKSTLARLAFVHAVRSVLASGLAVAGVAAPEEMR from the coding sequence ATGAACCTGTTCGAGATCTATTCCGCCCGTCTTCATGCCGCGCTCTCAGGCCTGGCCGAGCGAGGCGCGCTCCCGGCCGGCCTCAATCTCGCGCGCGTCGTGGTCGAGCCGACCAAGGACCCGGCCCATGGCGATCTCGCCACCAATGCCGCGATGGTGCTCGCCAAGGATGCCGGCACCAACCCGCGCGCGCTTGCCGCGCTGCTGGTCGAGGAACTGTCCAAGGACCCGGAGATCAGCAAGGCGGAGATCGCCGGCCCCGGCTTCATCAACCTGACGCTGCAGCCGGCCGTGTTCACGGCAGTGCTGAAGGCCGCGATCGAGGCGGGGCTGGATTACGGGCGCGGCGCGCCGAAGCCCGAGCCCCGGGTCAATGTCGAGTATGTCTCGGCCAACCCGACCGGGCCGATGCATGTCGGCCATGGCCGCGGCGCGGTGTTCGGCGATGCGCTGGCGAGCCTGCTCGCCTTCGCCGGCCATGACGTCACCCGCGAATACTACATCAACGATGCCGGCGCGCAGGTCGATGTGCTCGCCCGTTCCGCCTTCCTGCGCTATCGCGAGGCGCTGGGCGAGGATATCGGCGCGATCCCCGAGGGGCTTTATCCCGGCGACTATCTGGTCTCGGTCGGCAAGGCGCTGGCCGAACAGTATGGCGACGCCCTGCGCGGCAAGGCCGAGTGGGACTGGCTCCCGCTCGTCCGGCAGGCGGCGATCGACGGCATGATGGCGATGATCCGTGACGATCTCGCCGCGCTCGGCGTCGTCCACGAACTCTTCTTCTCAGAGCGCTCGCTGCAGGGCCGGGACGGCAATTCCAACGCGGTGCACCAAACCATCGAGGACCTGCGGGCGCGCGACCTCGTCTATGAGGGCCGCCTGCCGCCGCCGAAGGGCCAGAAGGACGAGGACTGGGAGGACCGCGAGCAGACGCTGTTCCGCGCCACCAGGTTCGGCGACGATGTCGACCGGCCGCTGCTGAAGTCGGATGGCAGCTACACCTATTTCGCCAACGACATCGCTTATCACCGCTCCAAGTTCATGCGCGGCTTCCCCGAGATGATCGACGTCTGGGGCGCCGACCATGGCGGCTATGTCAAGCGCATGCAGGCGGCGGTGAAGGCGGTGACGAACGGCCAGGGCTCGCTCGACGTCAAGCTCTGCCAGCTCGTGCGCCTGCTGCGCAATGGCGAGCAGGTGCGGATGTCCAAGCGCTCCGGCGATTTCGTGACGCTGCGCGAGGTGATCGACGAAGTCGGCCGTGATGCGGTGCGCTTCATGATGATCTTCCGCAAGAACGACGCGACGCTGGATTTCGACCTCGGCAAGGTGGTCGAGCAGTCGAAGGACAACCCGGTCTTCTACGTCCAGTACGCGCATGCGCGCTGCGCCTCGATCTTCAGGCAGGCGCGCGAGGCCTTCCCCGATCTCGATCTGTCGACGCCGGCGCTGGCCGGGGCCGATCTCTCGATCCTGACAGACGAGGCCGAAACCGGTATCGTCAAGATGATCGCGTCCTATCCGCGAATCATCGAGGCTGCTGCCGCAGCTCATGAGCCGCATCGCGTCGCCTTCTTCGTGCATGAGCTGGCAAGCGCCTTCCACTCGCTCTGGAACAAGGGCAAAGACTCGCCGCAATTACGGTTCGTTAATCAAACTGATCGAAAGTCGACCTTGGCGAGATTGGCGTTCGTGCACGCGGTGCGCAGCGTCCTTGCTTCCGGTCTGGCTGTCGCCGGAGTTGCGGCGCCGGAAGAGATGCGCTGA
- a CDS encoding SPOR domain-containing protein, whose product MSEPARNRFALDLEDLERQLRGAGQAPRPGQQADPLAELTRIVGQDDPLKDIFAERRQPPRPAMRQEPSFEVVPPQPAPAVSEMSQPPAEMRGALDEFEALLRRTEPRRAEAPAPVPAPPQAPRQDFEPDFELPEPLPYSRPAAIQGAAPPRDLDEGAQYRQAPAAYAPEEPAYDYGHAQQGAPMPDYSEDDLPDLEPRRSRKGLWAAAAVIAVGLIGVGAAFTLRGGPATKDGQPPLITADAGPVKVEPVNPGGTEIPNQNKQIYERNPDAPPAQSKVVNNEEQPVDVQQAARSMPPRVVMPGPISGAGNALAAAPTTPERSIIPPEPALQPMPPVPGLGEPRKVRTVSIRPDGTPAQNPVVVDSYQPFATGSAPSRSLAGQATNPATQRPAPVVAAAPKVQERATTPPAATTPAAPTRLASAAPAPAAVPPAPATGALRAGTGDFVVQLGAPGSDAEARATFAALQRKYPQLLTGQSPIVRKTELAGGKTVFRLRVGPYSREDATSMCSQLQAAGGQCFIAKN is encoded by the coding sequence ATGAGTGAGCCAGCTAGGAATCGTTTCGCGCTCGATCTCGAGGATCTCGAGCGTCAGCTGCGCGGGGCAGGGCAGGCGCCTCGCCCGGGGCAGCAGGCCGATCCGCTTGCGGAACTGACCCGCATCGTCGGGCAGGACGATCCGCTCAAGGATATCTTCGCCGAGCGGCGCCAGCCGCCGCGCCCGGCGATGCGCCAGGAGCCGAGCTTCGAGGTCGTGCCGCCTCAGCCCGCGCCGGCCGTTTCGGAAATGAGCCAGCCGCCGGCGGAGATGCGCGGAGCCCTCGACGAGTTCGAGGCGCTGCTGCGCCGCACCGAGCCGCGCCGTGCGGAAGCTCCCGCGCCGGTGCCGGCCCCGCCGCAGGCGCCCCGGCAGGATTTCGAACCCGATTTCGAGCTGCCGGAGCCGCTGCCCTATTCCCGTCCGGCCGCGATCCAGGGCGCAGCCCCGCCGCGCGATCTCGACGAGGGCGCGCAATATCGCCAGGCTCCGGCCGCCTATGCGCCGGAAGAGCCGGCCTATGACTACGGTCATGCCCAGCAGGGCGCGCCGATGCCGGATTACAGCGAGGACGACCTGCCCGATCTGGAGCCGCGCCGCTCGCGCAAGGGGCTCTGGGCCGCCGCCGCGGTGATCGCCGTCGGCCTGATCGGCGTCGGCGCCGCGTTCACGCTGCGAGGCGGCCCGGCGACGAAAGACGGCCAGCCGCCGCTGATCACGGCCGATGCCGGCCCGGTCAAGGTCGAGCCGGTCAATCCCGGCGGGACCGAGATCCCCAATCAGAACAAGCAGATCTACGAGCGCAACCCTGACGCTCCGCCGGCGCAGAGCAAGGTCGTGAACAACGAGGAGCAGCCGGTCGACGTGCAGCAGGCCGCCCGCTCGATGCCGCCGCGCGTGGTCATGCCGGGGCCGATCTCGGGCGCGGGCAACGCGCTCGCCGCCGCCCCCACCACGCCCGAGCGCAGCATCATCCCGCCGGAGCCGGCACTGCAGCCGATGCCGCCGGTTCCCGGCCTGGGCGAGCCGCGCAAGGTCCGCACCGTCTCGATCCGCCCGGACGGCACGCCGGCGCAAAATCCCGTCGTTGTCGACAGCTACCAGCCGTTCGCCACCGGCTCCGCGCCGAGCCGGTCGCTCGCCGGCCAGGCGACGAATCCCGCCACGCAGCGCCCGGCCCCGGTCGTGGCTGCCGCGCCCAAGGTCCAGGAGCGCGCCACGACGCCGCCCGCCGCCACCACACCGGCTGCGCCGACGCGTCTCGCCAGCGCCGCTCCGGCCCCTGCCGCGGTGCCGCCCGCCCCGGCGACCGGCGCCCTGCGTGCCGGCACCGGCGATTTCGTGGTGCAGCTCGGGGCGCCCGGCAGCGATGCCGAGGCCCGCGCCACCTTCGCGGCGCTCCAGCGCAAATATCCCCAGCTCCTCACCGGCCAGTCGCCGATCGTCCGCAAGACGGAGCTTGCCGGCGGCAAGACGGTCTTCCGCCTGCGCGTCGGACCCTATTCCCGCGAGGATGCGACCTCGATGTGCTCGCAGCTCCAGGCCGCCGGCGGACAGTGCTTCATCGCGAAGAACTGA
- a CDS encoding deoxyguanosinetriphosphate triphosphohydrolase has translation MPHPQNPPSGFSFAPGTEPGERWRARYACRSTTSRGRLVAEPASATRGEFQRDRDRIIHSTAFRRLKHKTQVFVSHEGDHYRTRLTHTIEVAQIARALARALGLDEDLAEALALAHDLGHTPFGHTGEDALEECMAGFGGFDHNAQTLRIVTRLERRYADFDGLNLSWETLEGLVKHNGPLLDHEGRPTARYAKSGIPVAIVEYQERQDLWLDSYASAEAQAAALADDIAYNAHDIDDGLRAGLFGHAELRAVPFLAELLDEIERLHPGLERARATNELVRRVITRFVEDVIAESQRRLTSLMPADADAIRRADAPVIAFSPVIEAADRDIKGFLYPNMYRHPRIAPIRADAAQVVRELFQRFSADPATMPEEWAAGCDPLDEHRRARRIADYIAGMTDWYALDEHRRLFDATPSLR, from the coding sequence ATGCCGCATCCACAGAACCCGCCTTCCGGCTTTTCCTTCGCGCCCGGCACAGAGCCGGGAGAGCGCTGGCGCGCGCGCTATGCCTGCCGCTCGACGACGAGCCGGGGGCGCCTCGTGGCGGAGCCGGCCTCGGCAACGCGCGGCGAGTTCCAGCGCGACCGCGACCGCATCATCCATTCGACCGCCTTCCGCAGGCTGAAGCACAAGACGCAGGTCTTCGTCTCGCATGAGGGCGACCATTACCGGACGCGGCTGACCCATACGATCGAGGTGGCGCAGATCGCCCGTGCGCTAGCGCGCGCGCTCGGTCTCGACGAGGACCTGGCCGAGGCCCTGGCGCTGGCGCATGACCTCGGCCACACGCCCTTCGGCCATACCGGCGAGGACGCGCTGGAAGAATGCATGGCCGGGTTCGGCGGCTTCGACCACAATGCCCAGACGCTCCGGATCGTGACCCGGCTGGAGCGGCGCTATGCCGATTTCGACGGGCTCAACCTGAGCTGGGAGACGCTGGAGGGGCTCGTCAAGCATAACGGCCCGCTGCTCGACCACGAGGGCCGGCCGACGGCGCGCTATGCCAAGAGTGGTATCCCGGTCGCGATCGTCGAGTATCAGGAACGTCAGGACCTCTGGCTCGACAGCTATGCCTCGGCCGAGGCACAGGCGGCGGCTTTGGCCGACGACATCGCCTACAACGCGCACGACATCGACGACGGCCTGCGGGCCGGGCTGTTCGGCCATGCCGAGCTGCGTGCCGTGCCCTTCCTCGCCGAACTGCTCGACGAGATCGAGCGGCTCCATCCGGGGCTGGAGCGGGCGCGCGCCACCAACGAGCTGGTGCGGCGGGTTATCACGCGCTTCGTCGAGGATGTGATCGCGGAATCGCAGCGGCGTCTCACGAGCTTGATGCCAGCCGATGCGGATGCGATCCGGCGTGCGGATGCTCCCGTCATCGCCTTCTCGCCCGTGATCGAGGCGGCCGACCGCGACATCAAAGGCTTCCTCTATCCGAACATGTACCGACATCCGCGGATCGCGCCGATCCGGGCCGATGCGGCGCAGGTGGTGCGCGAGCTGTTCCAGCGCTTCAGTGCCGATCCGGCGACGATGCCCGAGGAGTGGGCGGCGGGCTGCGATCCGCTCGACGAACACCGCCGCGCCCGGCGTATCGCCGACTATATCGCGGGGATGACGGACTGGTACGCGCTCGACGAACACCGCCGCCTGTTTGACGCCACCCCCTCGCTGCGATAG
- a CDS encoding LysE family translocator, with product MLDLSTLALFTAAAAVLTATPGPDMLLIASRSLSQGRVAGLLTYAGIAIGSYLQAFAAAFGLSQLFILVPAAYDLLRWAGAAYLAYLAWTTLRTRAPLFAPGRLAAIPLRRIFLQGLWTNLLNPKMALFMLALLPQFLKPQLGSIALQVIVLATILNVMGLLANGIVILAASRIGQALANRPALARLPQRLLGAVFGGLAIRLALASRD from the coding sequence ATGCTCGACCTGTCCACGCTCGCGCTGTTCACCGCCGCGGCGGCGGTCCTCACGGCCACGCCCGGCCCCGACATGCTGCTGATCGCCTCGCGCAGCCTGAGCCAGGGGCGGGTGGCGGGCCTCCTCACCTATGCCGGCATTGCGATCGGCAGCTATCTCCAGGCCTTCGCGGCGGCATTCGGCCTGTCCCAGCTCTTTATCCTCGTGCCCGCGGCCTATGACCTGCTGCGCTGGGCCGGCGCCGCCTATCTCGCCTATCTCGCCTGGACGACCTTGCGCACGCGGGCCCCGCTCTTCGCGCCCGGCCGCCTCGCGGCCATCCCCTTGCGCCGCATCTTCCTGCAGGGGCTCTGGACCAACCTGCTCAACCCGAAGATGGCGCTGTTCATGCTGGCGCTGCTGCCGCAGTTCCTGAAGCCGCAACTGGGCTCGATCGCGCTTCAGGTCATCGTCCTCGCGACGATCCTGAACGTCATGGGCCTGCTGGCGAACGGCATCGTCATCCTCGCGGCGAGCCGCATCGGTCAGGCTCTCGCGAACCGGCCGGCGCTGGCGCGTCTACCGCAGCGTCTGCTGGGCGCGGTCTTCGGCGGTCTCGCGATCAGGCTCGCGCTCGCCTCGCGCGACTAA
- the nagZ gene encoding beta-N-acetylhexosaminidase: MTSRAFIAGCLGTSLTADERAFFRDARPWGFIVFKRNTQSPEQVAALTAQMRETVGWHAPILIDQEGGRVQRMGPPNWPKYPSARAFLAINDPIRQREIIRLSARLMAHDLKQVGIDVDCLPVLDVPVAGSHDVIGDRAYAHDPDQVARLGRAAAEGLIAGGVLPVVKHMPGHGRARADSHHDLPIVDASLDELRAHDFRPFRHLADMPLAMTAHLVFTALDAKNPATISRKIVREIMRGELGFDGLIMTDDISMKALSGSFEAKSRAAIRAGVDVILHCHGIMDEMIAVAGAVPEMTGARARRANAALGRIRHEPEPVDPEAARAEVAAALALQA, from the coding sequence ATGACATCGCGCGCCTTCATCGCCGGCTGCCTCGGCACGAGCCTCACTGCTGACGAGCGGGCCTTTTTCCGTGATGCCAGGCCCTGGGGTTTCATCGTCTTCAAGCGCAACACGCAGTCGCCCGAGCAAGTCGCGGCGCTGACCGCCCAGATGCGCGAGACCGTCGGCTGGCACGCGCCGATCCTCATCGATCAGGAAGGCGGGCGGGTCCAGCGCATGGGGCCGCCGAACTGGCCGAAATACCCGTCGGCGCGCGCCTTCCTCGCGATCAACGACCCCATCCGCCAGCGCGAGATCATCCGGCTCTCGGCCCGGCTGATGGCGCATGACCTGAAACAAGTCGGTATCGATGTCGACTGCCTGCCGGTGCTCGACGTGCCGGTGGCCGGCAGCCACGACGTGATCGGCGACCGCGCCTATGCCCATGATCCCGACCAGGTGGCGCGGCTCGGCCGGGCGGCGGCCGAGGGGCTGATCGCCGGCGGCGTGCTGCCGGTCGTCAAGCACATGCCCGGCCATGGCCGCGCACGCGCCGACAGCCATCACGACCTGCCGATCGTCGATGCCTCGCTGGACGAACTCCGGGCGCATGATTTCCGGCCGTTCCGGCATCTCGCCGACATGCCGCTGGCGATGACAGCGCATCTCGTCTTCACCGCGCTCGACGCCAAGAATCCGGCGACGATCTCCCGCAAGATCGTGCGCGAGATCATGCGCGGCGAACTCGGCTTCGACGGGCTGATCATGACCGACGACATCTCGATGAAGGCACTGTCCGGTTCGTTCGAGGCGAAGTCGCGCGCCGCGATCCGCGCCGGCGTCGATGTGATCCTGCATTGCCACGGCATCATGGACGAGATGATCGCGGTCGCAGGCGCCGTGCCGGAGATGACCGGCGCGCGCGCGCGCCGCGCCAACGCAGCGCTCGGACGCATCAGGCACGAGCCGGAGCCGGTCGATCCGGAGGCCGCCCGCGCCGAAGTGGCGGCTGCGCTTGCGTTGCAGGCCTGA
- a CDS encoding iron-sulfur cluster assembly accessory protein has product MSTDLAVNPRGIAVTANAAKRIISVMAKEPPGSMLRVSVAGGGCSGFQYIFDIDREKAADDLVIERDGATVLIDETSLDLLEGCTIDFVDDLIGQSFRITNPNATSSCGCGTSFAV; this is encoded by the coding sequence ATGTCGACCGATCTTGCGGTCAACCCGCGCGGCATCGCGGTGACCGCGAATGCCGCCAAACGGATCATCTCGGTGATGGCCAAGGAGCCGCCGGGCTCGATGCTGCGCGTCAGCGTGGCCGGCGGCGGCTGCTCCGGCTTCCAGTACATCTTCGACATCGACCGGGAGAAGGCCGCGGACGATCTCGTCATCGAGCGCGACGGCGCCACCGTCCTGATCGATGAGACCTCGCTCGACCTGCTCGAAGGCTGCACGATCGATTTCGTCGACGACCTTATCGGCCAGTCCTTCCGCATCACCAACCCGAACGCGACCAGTTCCTGCGGCTGCGGGACGTCCTTCGCCGTCTGA